Proteins co-encoded in one Gammaproteobacteria bacterium genomic window:
- a CDS encoding tryptophan 7-halogenase, giving the protein MAQINEALALRHSAASVSSVLSVLFEAGILEDGSPEAVSGGHGEVRSGVEHRLAVLGNRKLPGLLDAAFEAAGFRNRRIVRLRGFSSCETPEFLARYADRVVSAADFREIPVERHDENLGLATPEALRAILAGADFAVCALEGVPHQALFDINRAAIETGTPCLFVTVSDRQAVIGPNVISGVGPCFRCRVLATDSLAAGAPELLSVMEAPSASDRAGPLLAQVTAAVVDEALATFGSPSTPALVSATLILEPGRPPRRDSLLAEGACPDCGDPHTVPETPLARSASALAAEEIVQVWQSSPTAPPASAADAYRRVAILGGGTAGYMTALALRKARPELGITVIDSSSIPVIGVGEATTPEFVRMLHAPRFLGFDVADFHRRVMPTFKLGISFQWGAPAPYGFPFPFQRGRLPESLVYEESLDNQSIGAMLMARQAAPVFRDSPDQKPRSLLHRIRWAYHLDNRRFVAYLQQQARTAGIAHLDAVVKDVDLAGDGVTVNAIRTRDGRSLKADLWVDCSGFRSLLMEKQLGSAFIDYSSTLYTDSAVVANVPQAGTIKPYTHSQTMNAGWCWTIPFEDTDHKGYVFSSSFLDEERAVEEMRAANPDMEAPWTVRFRSGRHEDFWKGNVVALGNSYGFVEPLQSTALHMLVFQIELLTTHFPASRQDHSLKSALNRKVGERWDALRWFLGVHYRFNKARDTAFWRAVNEEVDISGAEQRVALLRERAPLSYRPSFHYRFLPPEFFSDDHAFDSMLMGLRLPFRRIETANSRVDWQRHLTGLETLADMALPHAEALRWLREEGEDALSMLTQQPDSWVQLWYPV; this is encoded by the coding sequence GTGGCTCAGATCAATGAGGCACTGGCTCTGCGCCATAGCGCCGCGTCGGTATCGTCGGTGCTAAGTGTGCTTTTCGAGGCCGGAATACTGGAGGATGGCTCCCCGGAGGCCGTGTCAGGCGGGCACGGGGAGGTCCGCAGTGGGGTCGAACACAGGTTGGCCGTGTTGGGAAACCGAAAGCTGCCCGGACTTCTCGATGCCGCCTTTGAAGCAGCGGGTTTCCGGAATCGGCGAATCGTTCGCTTGCGTGGTTTTTCGAGCTGTGAAACACCAGAATTTCTGGCTCGGTACGCCGATCGGGTCGTATCCGCAGCCGACTTCCGGGAGATACCGGTGGAGCGTCATGACGAGAACCTCGGGCTGGCGACTCCGGAAGCGCTGCGGGCCATTCTTGCCGGTGCGGATTTCGCCGTTTGCGCCCTCGAGGGTGTTCCCCACCAGGCACTGTTCGACATCAATCGCGCCGCGATTGAGACCGGCACTCCCTGCCTTTTCGTCACCGTCTCCGATCGACAGGCAGTGATCGGTCCCAATGTCATTTCCGGTGTAGGGCCCTGTTTTCGCTGCCGGGTTCTGGCAACCGATTCGCTTGCGGCCGGTGCGCCGGAACTGTTGTCGGTGATGGAGGCGCCGTCGGCCTCGGACCGTGCGGGGCCTTTACTGGCGCAGGTAACTGCGGCAGTCGTCGATGAGGCACTGGCCACATTCGGCAGCCCGTCCACGCCAGCCCTGGTCAGCGCGACTCTCATACTGGAACCCGGCCGCCCCCCGAGGCGTGACAGCCTGCTTGCCGAGGGCGCCTGCCCGGACTGCGGCGATCCGCATACCGTGCCCGAAACCCCGCTCGCCCGGTCCGCGTCGGCGCTTGCGGCGGAAGAAATCGTACAGGTCTGGCAGTCGTCGCCCACCGCGCCCCCGGCGAGCGCTGCGGATGCCTACCGGCGAGTCGCTATCCTCGGTGGCGGCACTGCCGGTTACATGACGGCGCTGGCCCTGCGCAAGGCCCGTCCCGAACTCGGTATCACGGTCATCGATTCGAGCAGTATCCCGGTCATCGGCGTCGGCGAGGCGACGACACCTGAGTTTGTCCGTATGCTGCACGCACCAAGATTTCTGGGATTCGATGTCGCGGACTTCCACCGCCGTGTCATGCCGACGTTCAAGCTCGGCATCAGTTTCCAGTGGGGAGCGCCGGCCCCTTACGGCTTCCCGTTTCCGTTTCAGCGGGGGCGGTTGCCGGAGTCCCTGGTCTACGAGGAATCCCTGGACAATCAGTCGATCGGTGCCATGCTCATGGCCAGGCAGGCGGCCCCGGTGTTTCGTGACTCACCTGATCAAAAACCGCGTTCGCTGCTGCACCGGATACGCTGGGCCTACCACCTCGACAACCGGCGCTTTGTCGCCTACCTGCAGCAGCAGGCACGCACGGCTGGTATTGCTCACCTGGACGCCGTGGTGAAAGACGTCGATCTCGCCGGAGATGGTGTGACGGTAAACGCCATACGTACCCGAGACGGCCGCTCTCTTAAGGCGGATCTCTGGGTGGATTGTTCCGGATTTCGCTCACTCCTGATGGAAAAACAGTTGGGCTCCGCGTTCATCGACTATTCGAGTACGCTGTATACGGATTCGGCCGTCGTGGCGAACGTCCCCCAAGCTGGTACGATCAAACCTTACACCCATTCACAAACCATGAACGCAGGCTGGTGCTGGACCATTCCGTTTGAGGATACGGATCACAAAGGTTACGTTTTCTCGTCGTCTTTCCTCGATGAGGAACGTGCCGTGGAAGAGATGCGAGCGGCGAATCCCGACATGGAGGCCCCCTGGACGGTCCGCTTTCGCAGTGGCCGTCATGAAGATTTCTGGAAGGGGAATGTGGTCGCGCTGGGCAATTCCTATGGTTTCGTCGAGCCGTTGCAGTCCACAGCGCTGCATATGCTGGTATTCCAGATCGAACTGCTCACGACACATTTCCCGGCCTCGAGACAGGACCACAGCTTAAAGTCTGCGCTCAACAGAAAGGTCGGTGAACGTTGGGACGCCCTGAGGTGGTTCCTGGGGGTGCACTACCGTTTCAACAAGGCGCGTGATACCGCATTTTGGCGTGCGGTCAACGAGGAAGTCGATATTTCGGGAGCCGAGCAACGGGTCGCGCTCTTGCGAGAACGGGCGCCCCTGTCCTACCGGCCGTCGTTTCACTATCGCTTTTTACCACCGGAATTCTTCTCCGACGACCACGCCTTCGACTCGATGCTGATGGGGCTGCGTCTCCCGTTCAGGCGGATAGAGACGGCCAATTCTCGCGTGGACTGGCAAAGGCACCTCACGGGCCTGGAAACACTGGCGGACATGGCCCTGCCGCATGCAGAGGCATTGCGCTGGTTGCGCGAGGAAGGAGAGGATGCGCTGTCGATGCTTACGCAACAGCCGGATAGCTGGGTTCAGTTGTGGTATCCGGTCTGA
- a CDS encoding MBL fold metallo-hydrolase — translation MKNPIARRSATRRLNPKTGLIVTYSDDTAFGSTVSGRCEWGLRERYADLYAYRKEHGLARMVKNATEVLGRLLPRCLEGLYTTPGRLRVDWLYPDPTLVRPMALHVVRNISDVLARIPLSGTLTADLARYLGDWEVGSKPPGAREARELWDALVEAGALLDPREQDLVSAERRPGVNFVGHATLGIDDGDSRLLIDPYLVPKSSLYPVEWQPPSLSGLGRQDAVLVTHSHPDHFDPGTLLRCGADTPIYVPAVERESVLAIDMVARLRELGFSNVHGVEDWNVFSVGGIRVRAMPFYGEQPTVGERLHPEIRNQGATYLVEAAGSRLAVLADAGSDLSGDVRNLASLAREEHGPIDILFGGYRGFGLYPVQYVFSSVSRYLPFVPQQNWGERQQIMCDADDLIDAAERWHADRVVPYAAGGAPWFWLRGLGPCLDGSMPNAVSTDLPPEYVAEVAARRASTPTDGPIASPVAVEPMRVGDSLYF, via the coding sequence GTGAAAAATCCGATCGCGCGGCGATCGGCGACCAGAAGGCTCAACCCGAAGACGGGTCTGATCGTAACCTACAGTGACGATACCGCCTTCGGCAGCACCGTATCCGGCCGTTGTGAATGGGGATTGCGGGAGCGCTATGCCGATCTGTATGCCTACCGGAAGGAACACGGTCTCGCCCGGATGGTGAAGAACGCCACAGAGGTCCTGGGCCGACTTCTCCCCCGGTGCCTGGAGGGTCTGTATACGACACCGGGCCGCCTGCGCGTCGATTGGCTGTATCCGGATCCGACCCTGGTCAGACCGATGGCGTTGCATGTGGTGCGGAACATCTCCGATGTCCTCGCGAGGATCCCGCTGTCCGGGACGCTGACCGCGGACCTGGCGCGCTATCTGGGAGACTGGGAGGTCGGGTCGAAACCGCCCGGAGCCAGGGAGGCGCGCGAGCTATGGGACGCCCTGGTCGAAGCGGGAGCGCTGCTGGATCCTCGGGAGCAGGACCTGGTAAGCGCCGAACGGCGTCCCGGCGTGAATTTCGTCGGTCATGCAACACTGGGTATCGACGATGGCGACAGCCGGCTCCTTATCGATCCTTACCTCGTGCCGAAATCTAGCCTCTATCCCGTCGAATGGCAACCCCCCTCGCTTTCCGGGCTGGGCCGTCAAGATGCGGTCCTGGTCACGCATTCGCATCCCGATCACTTCGATCCCGGCACACTGTTGCGCTGCGGCGCGGACACGCCCATTTATGTTCCCGCCGTGGAACGGGAGTCAGTGCTCGCCATCGACATGGTGGCGCGGTTGCGGGAGCTCGGTTTCAGTAACGTACACGGAGTGGAAGACTGGAACGTATTCTCCGTCGGTGGCATTCGGGTGCGTGCCATGCCGTTTTACGGCGAACAGCCCACCGTTGGCGAACGGCTTCATCCGGAGATCCGCAATCAGGGGGCTACCTACCTCGTGGAGGCCGCCGGAAGCAGACTGGCCGTTCTGGCCGATGCCGGTTCGGATTTGTCGGGTGACGTCAGGAACCTCGCCTCCCTGGCGAGAGAGGAGCATGGCCCGATCGACATTCTGTTCGGCGGGTACCGGGGCTTCGGCCTGTATCCGGTGCAGTATGTTTTCTCTTCGGTCAGTCGCTACCTGCCGTTCGTTCCGCAGCAGAACTGGGGGGAGCGTCAGCAGATCATGTGTGATGCAGACGATCTCATCGATGCCGCCGAGCGCTGGCACGCAGACAGGGTCGTCCCCTACGCGGCGGGCGGCGCTCCCTGGTTCTGGTTGCGCGGGCTAGGGCCGTGTCTCGACGGGTCCATGCCGAACGCGGTTTCCACAGACCTGCCGCCGGAGTACGTGGCGGAGGTCGCCGCCCGGCGGGCATCCACGCCTACCGACGGTCCCATCGCTTCTCCGGTAGCCGTGGAACCGATGCGCGTGGGGGATTCTCTTTATTTCTAG
- a CDS encoding thiopeptide-type bacteriocin biosynthesis protein, protein MLSRLPEASFRSPPFDARWLQVNVALARANGDALPSARAMFRELAPFLDQWRLENRLHGWFFMRKPPDVRLRFMLRPDNGDAAGGLENALRTLLDNGRIAGYSPGQYEPEQDRFGGPAAIALVHASFDVDSTLWLVLDELDERGQRLVTPQVLLPARLHHLFLCCCGAERVIEGWRGLARLIRQGGITAAPYSPRLPGTLNALALGEELAASESLALRTYARSNELFSRELLALESKTAVEQPVADIAATVALFSLNRHGFPGEWSAPLVGGVLAALGDDPTRTI, encoded by the coding sequence GTGCTCTCACGATTGCCGGAAGCGAGCTTCCGCTCTCCCCCCTTCGATGCACGCTGGCTGCAGGTCAACGTGGCGCTGGCACGGGCCAATGGCGACGCCCTGCCCAGCGCCAGGGCCATGTTCCGTGAACTTGCACCATTCCTGGATCAATGGCGTCTGGAAAATCGTTTGCACGGGTGGTTCTTCATGCGAAAGCCGCCTGACGTGCGCCTGCGCTTCATGCTGCGCCCTGACAATGGGGATGCGGCAGGCGGTCTCGAAAACGCGCTTCGAACCCTGCTGGACAACGGTCGAATTGCCGGGTATTCCCCAGGTCAATACGAACCGGAACAGGACCGCTTCGGAGGGCCGGCGGCCATAGCGCTCGTCCACGCCAGCTTCGATGTCGACAGCACCCTGTGGCTTGTTCTCGATGAACTCGACGAACGCGGGCAACGCCTGGTGACACCGCAGGTTCTGCTGCCCGCCAGGCTGCATCATCTGTTTCTGTGCTGCTGTGGCGCAGAGCGTGTCATCGAGGGCTGGCGCGGATTGGCGAGGCTGATAAGACAGGGTGGCATCACCGCTGCCCCATATTCCCCCCGGTTACCCGGCACCCTGAATGCCCTCGCGCTCGGAGAGGAACTCGCGGCTTCAGAGAGCCTGGCGTTGCGAACCTATGCCCGATCGAACGAATTGTTCAGTCGGGAACTTCTTGCGCTCGAATCGAAGACTGCGGTTGAACAACCGGTTGCCGATATCGCGGCTACGGTTGCCCTGTTTTCGCTGAACCGACACGGTTTCCCGGGTGAGTGGTCCGCACCGTTGGTGGGCGGTGTACTGGCTGCGCTCGGCGACGACCCGACTAGGACCATCTAG
- a CDS encoding MBL fold metallo-hydrolase has translation MRVSIIAHASVLIELGRDRILIDPIFADVFASRTLCFHPPRSLDAGALIDTATIIVVSHIHLDHFHPPTLQRFRRDLPVIVPPHDSLVSAVRALGFTKVFPLEPWTRYETADGLIIATPSDFELEELGLIAIQGRNSYWHMSDAIVTESVGRKVKAEVGPVSLVSAKYQPLRTLIGYQRGLQSMMLDRDELVDTFEAACAADPAYIFPYFSGFAFHGKHAWANRHVAPYGAAEVARLLRRRLGDGVTIDTISPGDELRIEGRSITRYPGASVFARPETGPEVQCWEPIDDSTLIGLTDLQDSEWLAQALRDLLFREVLPWVWLHLQEGTGVFDTYRDFQAVWRCTVHLGEGRRLHHSVDFRDREPLAYFDHAHPDSNVFSHISGLNLWQVLRGLRSAEVFWMAGGYRMYEKLLLVENGRFREPPVQGWELFERLPDPVTHYLRKAGRKGLQSNG, from the coding sequence ATGCGCGTCTCGATCATCGCGCATGCGAGTGTCCTGATAGAACTGGGCAGGGACCGGATTCTGATCGATCCGATCTTCGCGGATGTGTTCGCAAGCAGAACCCTGTGCTTCCATCCCCCGCGTTCCCTGGACGCCGGGGCGTTGATAGACACGGCGACCATTATCGTCGTTTCGCACATACACCTCGACCACTTTCATCCCCCGACGCTGCAGCGATTCCGACGCGACCTGCCGGTCATCGTGCCGCCCCACGACTCGCTTGTCAGTGCCGTCAGGGCGCTGGGATTCACAAAGGTCTTTCCTCTCGAGCCCTGGACCCGATACGAGACTGCGGACGGACTGATCATCGCGACGCCCTCGGATTTCGAGCTCGAAGAACTCGGGTTGATCGCGATTCAGGGCAGGAACAGCTACTGGCACATGTCTGATGCGATCGTCACAGAGTCCGTCGGAAGGAAGGTCAAGGCGGAAGTCGGTCCTGTCTCGCTGGTATCTGCAAAGTACCAGCCGCTGAGAACCCTGATCGGTTATCAGCGCGGACTCCAATCCATGATGCTCGACCGCGACGAGCTTGTGGATACTTTCGAGGCTGCCTGTGCCGCCGATCCCGCCTACATCTTTCCCTACTTTTCCGGATTTGCATTTCACGGCAAACACGCCTGGGCGAATCGGCACGTGGCGCCCTACGGCGCCGCCGAGGTTGCCCGGTTACTTCGCCGGCGCCTTGGCGACGGTGTGACGATCGATACCATATCACCCGGCGACGAACTGAGGATCGAGGGTCGATCAATCACCAGGTACCCTGGCGCGAGTGTGTTTGCGAGACCGGAAACGGGTCCCGAGGTGCAATGCTGGGAGCCCATCGACGATAGCACGCTCATCGGTCTGACCGACCTGCAGGATAGCGAATGGTTGGCACAGGCGCTGCGCGATCTGCTGTTCCGCGAGGTGTTGCCCTGGGTATGGCTGCATCTGCAGGAAGGCACCGGAGTGTTCGATACCTACCGCGATTTTCAGGCAGTCTGGCGGTGCACCGTACATCTGGGGGAGGGTAGACGTCTGCATCATTCGGTCGACTTCCGGGATCGTGAGCCTCTGGCTTATTTCGATCATGCCCACCCCGACTCGAACGTATTCAGCCACATCAGCGGCCTCAACCTGTGGCAGGTTCTGCGTGGTCTGAGGAGTGCGGAGGTGTTCTGGATGGCGGGTGGTTACCGGATGTATGAAAAACTGCTGCTGGTCGAGAACGGCCGGTTTCGCGAGCCACCCGTCCAGGGATGGGAACTGTTCGAGCGATTGCCCGATCCGGTGACGCATTACCTTCGCAAGGCCGGCAGGAAAGGGTTGCAGTCGAACGGGTGA
- a CDS encoding NAD(P)/FAD-dependent oxidoreductase, with protein sequence MGVMDYDIIVVGAGPAGLTAAVRAAWLAAPAATYKASILVLEASDQPGGLSRWQPLVINTPGVFFTKRELKALIGTGEHFGVEIRFEQVLSLRQGEDRVFEIETSSGRYRSLSAIVATGCKLGYPGENRLFHRRRILWFESNAALDYLLDQLEADEDIQTICLCGAEGVAATRRHIGATRALDIRTYAEPPYTGEIPAGIERGRLVHLGFNPQRQQLQLRFELTDSSTDEFSVDVMIVDFNAYEATATSTRFLDASVRKQPNAFLDPDRRMATGTPGLFSAGDVNGVPFCVAKAMSDGVVAGYSAYEYVCMQRTGEKPNLFPYYPYEI encoded by the coding sequence ATGGGCGTTATGGACTACGACATCATCGTGGTAGGAGCGGGGCCGGCTGGGCTCACCGCCGCCGTGCGTGCCGCATGGCTCGCCGCGCCCGCCGCCACCTACAAGGCCAGCATTCTGGTCCTGGAAGCGAGCGACCAGCCGGGCGGGTTGTCGCGATGGCAGCCGCTGGTCATCAACACGCCGGGTGTGTTCTTCACCAAGCGCGAGCTGAAGGCGCTCATCGGGACGGGGGAGCATTTTGGTGTCGAGATCCGTTTCGAGCAGGTGCTGTCGCTACGTCAGGGGGAGGACCGGGTCTTCGAGATCGAGACCTCGTCGGGTCGCTACCGATCCCTCTCCGCCATCGTGGCGACCGGATGCAAGCTCGGATATCCGGGGGAAAACCGACTGTTTCATCGCAGGCGGATCCTGTGGTTCGAAAGCAATGCGGCACTGGACTACCTGCTCGACCAGCTGGAAGCCGATGAGGACATACAGACCATCTGTCTGTGCGGGGCGGAAGGTGTCGCGGCGACCCGGAGGCACATCGGCGCGACAAGGGCCCTGGATATCCGGACCTATGCCGAACCCCCGTATACCGGGGAGATCCCGGCAGGGATCGAACGGGGTCGCCTCGTTCACCTCGGCTTCAACCCGCAACGACAACAACTGCAACTGCGTTTCGAGCTTACCGACAGCAGCACTGACGAGTTTTCGGTTGACGTCATGATCGTGGACTTCAATGCCTATGAAGCGACTGCGACCTCGACCCGGTTCCTGGATGCAAGCGTGCGCAAACAACCGAACGCCTTTCTCGATCCCGATCGTCGCATGGCGACGGGAACGCCCGGACTGTTCTCCGCGGGCGATGTCAACGGTGTTCCGTTCTGCGTGGCGAAGGCAATGAGTGACGGTGTCGTGGCCGGATATTCCGCCTACGAGTACGTCTGTATGCAGCGTACCGGCGAGAAACCGAATCTGTTTCCCTACTATCCCTACGAAATCTGA